In Eublepharis macularius isolate TG4126 chromosome 4, MPM_Emac_v1.0, whole genome shotgun sequence, the following are encoded in one genomic region:
- the LOC129327682 gene encoding olfactory receptor 2T2-like, which produces MDSALQTPMYFFLSQLSFMDMCQVLVIVPQTAVHLVTQKKTITLFQCAAQIFFMLNIGGAECLLLAIMSYDRYVAICRPLQYPVLMRKRFCLFMSAGAWVTPFPYALIKAIYLLLLSYCGSNVMNHFFCEFPILVKLSCSDTSFFEKVSLFLGGNLFLLFPFSVIVASYVSILLQIMKAHRLAERSHKALDTCLSHLCVVTIFYGSAILRHVNPSSSYPGEQVQIFSALCTIATSTVNPFIYSLRNRDVLAALGKLFRKRKVLK; this is translated from the coding sequence ATGGACTCAGCTCTTCAAACCCCAATGTACTTTTTCCTCAGTCAGCTGTCCTTTATGGATATGTGCCAAGTCCTTGTTATTGTCCCCCAAACAGCAGTACATTTGGTAACGCAGAAAAAAACAATCACACTTTTTCAGTGTGCTGCCCAGATATTTTTCATGCTGAACATAGGAGGAGCAGAATGTCTCCTTCTAGCTATCATGTCTTATGATAGATATGTGGCCATCTGTAGGCCCCTGCAATATCCAGTTCTCATGAGAAAAAGATTCTGTTTATTTATGTCAGCAGGTGCCTGGGTCACACCTTTTCCATATGCCTTGATAAAAGCCATTTATTTACTACTTCTCTCATACTGTGGATCAAATGTGATGAACCATTTCTTCTGTGAATTTCCCATTCTGGTCAAGTTGTCGTGTTCAGATACATCCTTCTTTGAAAAGGTGTCACTGTTCCTTGGTGGCaatttatttcttctctttcccttttcaGTCATTGTAGCCTCCTATGTATCCATCCTTTTGCAGATCATGAAGGCACACCGTTTGGCTGAAAGAAGCCACAAAGCACTGGACACCTGCTTGTCACATCTATGTGTGGTAACCATCTTCTATGGGTCAGCCATTTTGAGACACGTAAACCCATCATCCTCTTACCCTGGTGAACAAGTGCAGATTTTTTCTGCCTTGTGTACAATTGCCACATCCACAGTGAATCCTTTCATATACAGCCTGAGGAACCGGGATGTGTTAGCAGCATTAGGAAAACTGTTTAGGAAGCGGAAAGTACTGAAATGA
- the LOC129327683 gene encoding olfactory receptor 2T2-like produces the protein MENENITSWTEFLLVGLVHQKSPSILFAMVLFMASVAVLGNCLLLFLIQMNSTLHTPMYLFLSQLACMDMGQVFIVVLKMSVNFLTQRNTISLAGCVAQIFLTLTMESSECFVLAVISYDRYVAICRPLQYPVLMKRTICLAMTVGIWSSSSLLIMVVTIYVRFLPYCGSNEIDHFVCEFPALLMLSCADTSAFQKVTYLGNVLTLLLPIAVILSSYIAILVQVLSMRSTEGRYKALGTCLSHLCVVGIFYGASMLTYVTPVTSYSAQRSMIYSVCITIVPPMLNPFICSLRNRDVLAALRKLLMNCASEK, from the coding sequence ATGGAAAATGAGAATATAACATCTTGGACAGAATTTCTTCTTGTTGGGCTTGTACATCAAAAATCACCCAGCATTTTGTTTGCCATGGTTCTCTTCATGGCTTCCGTTGCTGTTCTGGGAAACTGTCTCCTCCTGTTTCTAATCCAAATGAATTCTACCCTACATACTCCCATGTACCTTTTCCTTAGTCAACTGGCCTGCATGGATATGGGTCAAGTCTTCATTGTTGTCCTTAAGATGTCAGTGAACTTTTTAACCCAGAGAAACACCATTTCACTCGCAGGGTGCGTGGCCCAGATTTTCCTCACTCTGACTATGGAGAGCTCAGAATGTTTTGTCTTGGCTGTCATATCATATGACAGATATGTGGCCATCTGCAGACCCTTGCAATACCCAGTCCTCATGAAGAGAACAATCTGTCTTGCCATGACAGTAGGAATCTGGTCTTCATCATCCCTTCTGATTATGGTTGTGACTATTTATGTAAGATTTTTGCCTTACTGTGGGTCCAATGAGATCGACCATTTTGTCTGTGAGTTCCCAGCTCTGCTGATGTTGTCCTGTGCTGACACATCTGCCTTTCAAAAAGTAACATATCTTGGCAATGTGTTGACACTTCTTCTACCCATTGCTGTTATCCTATCCTCATACATAGCTATCCTTGTGCAAGTTTTGAGCATGCGCTCAACCGAAGGAAGGTACAAGGCTTTGGGAACCTGCTTGTCTCACTTGTGTGTGGTGGGCATCTTCTATGGGGCATCCATGTTGACATATGTCACTCCTGTAACTTCCTATTCAGCACAAAGATCCATGATTTATTCTGTGTGCATCACTATCGTCCCGCCAATGCTGAATCCTTTTATATGCAGCCTGCGGAATCGAGATGTGCTAGCAGCCCTGAGGAAACTATTGATGAACTGTGCATCTGAAAAATAA